The following coding sequences are from one Microtus pennsylvanicus isolate mMicPen1 chromosome 1, mMicPen1.hap1, whole genome shotgun sequence window:
- the Perp gene encoding p53 apoptosis effector related to PMP-22, producing the protein MLRCGLACERCRWILPLLLLSAIAFDIIALSGRGWVQSSVHLQTSSLWWRCWDEGGGSGSYEDGCQSLMEYAWGRAAAATLFCGFIILVICFILSFFALCGPQMLIFLRVIGGLLALAAVFQIISLVIYPVKYTQTFDLHSNPGVNYIYNWAYGFGWAATIILIGCSFFFCCLPNYEDDLLGNAKPRYFYTSA; encoded by the exons ATGCTGCGCTGCGGCCTGGCCTGCGAGCGCTGCAGGTGGATCCTGCCCCTGTTGCTGCTCAGCGCCATCGCCTTCGATATCATCGCGCTGTCCGGCCGGGGCTGGGTGCAGTCGAGCGTCCACCTCCAGACGTCCTCGCTCTGGTGGAGATGCTGGGATGAGGGCGGCGGCAGCGGGTCCTACGAGGATGGCTGCCAGAGCCTCATGGAGTACG CGTGGGGACGAGCGGCTGCTGCCACACTCTTCTGCGGCTTCATCATCCTGGTCATCTGcttcattctctccttcttcGCCCTGTGTGGACCCCAGATGCTCATTTTCCTGAGGGTTATTGGAGGCCTCCTCGCCCTGGCTG CTGTATTCCAGATCATCTCCCTGGTGATCTATCCAGTGAAGTACACCCAGACCTTTGACCTTCATAGTAACCCTGGCGTCAATTACATATATAATTGGGCCTATGGCTTCGGATGGGCGGCCACCATCATCTTGATTGGCTGttccttcttcttctgctgcCTCCCCAACTACGAGGATGACCTGCTAGGCAATGCCAAGCCCAGGTACTTCTACACATCTGCCTAA